The Nocardia arthritidis genome has a window encoding:
- a CDS encoding acyl-CoA dehydrogenase family protein, producing MTTDPLPRIADRIWHDVFLPEDVAHVREMARAAVAAHLAPVAREIAQREESVEAFPWSAFKGLAGAGCFAVPFEAPFGAGLTHLMLGTCIVTEEIAYESSSLAGVYDGQCILNARALSFAQPHIREQVLPGLISGDLVFAFATTEPDASSDLTPTALKTVAARTADRFVINGRKRWITNSVVADWVCVLCRDGDSENATMLLVDMRSPGVSVGAPDLKMGHRGQITADIVFDNVTVPADHALGEPGRGLASALASLAAGRVGIAAAGVGVAQAALDLAVQRLRSRQLFGRKLGEMQYWQYKLAEHATALEAARAMYQKAAVRLDRGDRSGEPEASMAKSYATRLANDLARDALQIHGGYGFARQIAATGETYRLEEIYRDAKILEIFEGANEVLQWVIARQVIGRDITG from the coding sequence ATGACCACCGACCCACTGCCCCGCATCGCCGACCGGATCTGGCACGACGTATTCCTGCCCGAGGACGTCGCCCATGTGCGCGAGATGGCCCGCGCCGCGGTGGCCGCCCACCTCGCGCCCGTCGCCCGTGAGATCGCCCAGCGTGAGGAATCGGTGGAGGCGTTCCCGTGGAGCGCGTTCAAGGGATTGGCCGGGGCGGGGTGTTTCGCGGTGCCGTTCGAGGCTCCGTTCGGTGCGGGCCTGACCCATCTCATGCTGGGCACCTGCATCGTCACCGAAGAGATCGCCTACGAAAGCTCCAGCCTGGCAGGGGTTTACGACGGACAATGCATCCTCAACGCGCGGGCGTTGTCCTTCGCGCAACCGCACATCCGCGAACAGGTGCTCCCCGGATTGATCTCCGGCGACCTGGTTTTCGCCTTCGCCACCACCGAACCCGACGCCTCCAGCGACCTCACCCCCACCGCTCTGAAAACCGTCGCCGCCCGCACCGCCGACAGGTTCGTGATCAACGGCCGCAAACGCTGGATCACCAATTCCGTTGTCGCCGACTGGGTGTGCGTACTGTGCCGCGACGGCGACAGCGAGAACGCAACCATGCTGCTGGTCGACATGCGCTCACCCGGTGTGAGTGTCGGTGCGCCCGACCTGAAAATGGGCCACCGCGGCCAGATCACCGCCGACATCGTTTTCGACAACGTCACCGTGCCCGCCGACCACGCCCTCGGCGAACCCGGTCGCGGTCTGGCGAGCGCGCTGGCCTCACTGGCCGCCGGGCGAGTCGGCATCGCCGCGGCCGGAGTCGGCGTCGCACAGGCCGCCCTCGACCTGGCGGTGCAACGCCTGCGCAGCCGACAACTGTTCGGCCGCAAGCTCGGTGAGATGCAGTACTGGCAGTACAAACTCGCCGAACACGCCACCGCCCTCGAGGCCGCCCGCGCCATGTACCAGAAGGCCGCCGTCCGCCTCGACCGTGGCGACCGCTCCGGCGAACCCGAAGCCTCCATGGCCAAGTCCTACGCCACCCGCCTGGCCAACGACCTCGCCCGCGACGCCCTGCAGATCCACGGCGGCTACGGCTTCGCCCGCCAGATCGCCGCCACCGGTGAAACCTACCGCCTCGAGGAGATCTACCGCGACGCCAAAATCCTCGAGATCTTCGAAGGCGCCAACGAAGTACTCCAATGGGTGATCGCCCGCCAGGTCATAGGCCGCGACATCACCGGCTGA
- a CDS encoding oxygenase MpaB family protein, translating to MSRTPNPALPARHPDEPVTVPVLGPLVKLLGIKPATDEQWQEIGEALTRSDEPMDALVNWMYQAGMGTARPLFERALNDGIDSIPNAPEQLRAFFEGVETAPKWVDWEQIRLGQRTFQSTGVEGIYLARDVSFLGGFVASGINRTLVLTKSGKAGATGGGQRFAETMKWALDVIGDGGLQRGGLGYRSTLHVRLIHTFVRRHLERSPEWRPEEWGVPINQSDMGATMLGALHAPVVVGLLMGKVFTPRELDAVAHVARYAGWLMGIEEAHLPHDFRDATVKLYHYLTALSVPDETSRLLARPMAEDPLHWHYPNFAPVRRRIAWAQHLSITTAYTGRTRMRQLGLPAYIPPWYPALRIPVNLLRSGLALAVPGGRDRQARAGLRRQHAFMRTLVGTETDTRIGGVTSGVDHAA from the coding sequence ATGTCGCGCACCCCGAATCCCGCCCTGCCCGCCCGTCACCCGGACGAGCCGGTCACCGTCCCCGTTCTCGGCCCGCTGGTGAAGCTGCTCGGCATCAAACCCGCGACCGACGAGCAGTGGCAGGAGATCGGGGAGGCGCTCACTCGCAGCGACGAGCCGATGGACGCCCTGGTCAACTGGATGTATCAGGCCGGAATGGGTACCGCGCGGCCCCTGTTCGAGCGTGCCCTCAACGACGGCATCGACAGCATCCCGAACGCGCCCGAGCAGCTGCGCGCCTTCTTCGAAGGTGTTGAGACAGCGCCGAAGTGGGTTGATTGGGAACAGATTCGACTGGGCCAGAGAACCTTCCAGAGCACGGGCGTCGAAGGCATCTATCTCGCACGCGATGTCTCGTTTCTCGGCGGATTCGTCGCCTCGGGCATCAATCGGACGCTGGTACTCACCAAATCGGGCAAGGCCGGAGCCACCGGCGGCGGGCAGCGTTTCGCCGAGACTATGAAGTGGGCGCTGGACGTGATCGGCGACGGCGGGCTCCAACGCGGCGGCCTCGGATACCGGTCCACCCTGCACGTACGCCTCATCCACACCTTCGTCCGCCGCCACCTCGAGCGCTCACCCGAGTGGCGGCCCGAGGAATGGGGAGTTCCGATCAACCAGAGCGATATGGGCGCGACCATGCTCGGCGCACTGCACGCCCCAGTTGTTGTCGGGCTGCTCATGGGGAAGGTTTTCACGCCGCGAGAACTCGACGCTGTCGCGCATGTCGCGCGCTACGCGGGCTGGTTGATGGGTATCGAGGAGGCGCACCTGCCCCATGATTTCCGTGATGCGACCGTCAAGCTTTACCACTACCTCACCGCGCTGAGCGTCCCCGACGAAACCAGTCGCCTGCTGGCCCGGCCCATGGCCGAGGACCCGCTGCACTGGCACTACCCGAATTTCGCGCCGGTCCGCCGCAGAATCGCCTGGGCACAACACCTTTCGATCACCACCGCCTACACCGGACGCACCCGCATGCGCCAACTCGGGCTGCCCGCCTACATTCCGCCGTGGTATCCCGCGCTGCGTATCCCGGTGAACCTGCTGCGCTCCGGCCTTGCCCTCGCGGTCCCGGGCGGACGAGACCGGCAAGCCCGCGCCGGGCTGCGCCGTCAACACGCGTTCATGCGCACGCTCGTCGGCACCGAGACCGATACCCGCATCGGCGGGGTCACCTCCGGCGTGGACCACGCCGCGTAA
- a CDS encoding GAF domain-containing protein: MCITRKVKAARTPWTVVETLDPAVDPTVVSHGGVGRDFVVLERFLQRAINAARMGTAITPDSVSRHIVATRDRGEPTNALFGQGKNKWVLHTLPVMGPQNRVHGVQFWLGPVDEDPPEPHRVTGVTWDLPNKLVHLTADCTRMSGTPDEKFTPELPLAMFWRSTTRFDHHEAVFNLLYNPHPHGRLQSTGTVQHADGHEMLWQATIRARHDHEAIGAWALLEDLTSDAARPLHPTLEQEAFREYHRTAGTYLGVVHIADGTVVTWLTDPPPWIDWNHAPDEIFPPEDRARLATAVAPDEGVVRALNHEMGYTPTRIVLSPYRGCRGKRLAIGQFFRADDAPAHGRDYHANLQHRKPNPNER; the protein is encoded by the coding sequence ATGTGCATCACTCGCAAGGTCAAGGCAGCGCGGACACCTTGGACGGTGGTCGAGACACTCGATCCAGCCGTCGACCCTACCGTCGTCTCACACGGCGGTGTCGGTCGCGACTTCGTGGTCCTCGAACGGTTCCTCCAGCGCGCGATCAACGCGGCGCGGATGGGAACCGCGATCACGCCCGACTCGGTCAGTCGCCACATCGTGGCCACTCGCGACCGCGGTGAGCCGACCAACGCGCTGTTCGGTCAAGGGAAGAACAAGTGGGTGCTGCACACGCTCCCGGTCATGGGTCCACAGAATCGGGTGCACGGAGTTCAGTTCTGGCTCGGTCCTGTCGATGAGGATCCACCAGAACCCCACCGGGTCACCGGCGTGACATGGGATCTACCGAACAAGCTCGTGCACCTGACCGCCGACTGCACGCGAATGAGCGGTACACCTGACGAGAAGTTCACTCCAGAGCTGCCGCTCGCTATGTTTTGGCGCAGCACCACACGGTTCGACCACCATGAAGCCGTCTTCAACCTTCTCTACAACCCGCATCCACACGGCCGCCTCCAGAGCACCGGCACCGTTCAGCACGCCGATGGTCACGAAATGCTCTGGCAGGCAACCATTCGCGCGCGACACGACCACGAAGCGATTGGCGCTTGGGCGCTGCTGGAAGATCTAACGTCCGACGCGGCCCGGCCGCTCCATCCGACTCTGGAGCAGGAAGCTTTCCGCGAATACCACCGGACGGCGGGCACCTATCTCGGCGTTGTTCACATTGCGGATGGCACGGTCGTAACCTGGCTCACCGATCCCCCGCCGTGGATCGACTGGAACCACGCGCCGGACGAGATCTTCCCTCCCGAGGATCGTGCCCGACTGGCGACGGCAGTCGCACCCGACGAAGGCGTCGTGCGCGCGCTCAACCACGAGATGGGTTACACGCCGACCCGAATTGTTCTTTCGCCATATCGAGGATGCCGCGGAAAGCGTCTCGCCATCGGCCAGTTCTTCCGCGCCGACGATGCTCCGGCTCACGGTCGCGATTACCACGCCAACCTCCAACATCGGAAACCGAACCCCAACGAGCGATAG
- a CDS encoding acyl-CoA carboxylase subunit beta, which translates to MIGTRAKLDELAKILEIAAEPAGEAGAAKRAKKGIPSVRERVNMLLDPGTFIETGALARQPGQSDALYGDGLVTGRGSIGGRPVVVISHDQTVYGGSVGVTSAQKFMRALQFAFDNACPVVTINDSGGARIQDAVGSIASFGDISRVLEKLSGYVPQVSIILGKCAAGSVYGPINTDVLIGTKDSYMFVTGPEVIKAVNGEDVTAEELGGAKVQAERGTLHHVADTEEEAYAWARDYLSYMPTSCLEQPPIVNPGLEPEITASDRELDRIIPDSDRAGYDMHEILLRIFDDGGFHEIRAAFAPNLITGFARVDGYPVGVIANQPLVLGGSIDAACSDKSTYFIRLCDAFNIPLVFVADTPGVLPGLAEEASGVIIRGGRVPRAIIEATVPIINLVVRKSYGGAYGMMAARQVGADISFAWPTARIAVIGAESAVDLLGKRQLAAMPAEQRSAAREFMINHYNETIATPWVAAERGYIDAVIEPSRTRLEIRHALRLLRDKPTAKPEFNPRKHPVYPM; encoded by the coding sequence GTGATCGGTACGCGGGCGAAGCTCGATGAATTGGCAAAGATCTTGGAGATCGCCGCGGAACCGGCGGGTGAGGCCGGTGCGGCCAAGCGGGCGAAGAAGGGCATTCCGAGCGTTCGGGAGCGGGTGAACATGCTGCTCGACCCCGGAACGTTCATCGAGACAGGTGCGCTGGCTCGGCAACCCGGTCAATCGGATGCGCTCTACGGCGATGGACTGGTTACCGGTCGCGGGTCGATCGGGGGTCGTCCGGTGGTGGTGATCTCACACGATCAGACCGTGTACGGCGGGTCGGTCGGCGTCACCTCCGCCCAAAAGTTCATGCGGGCACTGCAATTCGCGTTCGACAATGCGTGCCCGGTGGTGACCATCAACGATTCGGGCGGTGCGCGCATCCAGGACGCGGTGGGTTCCATCGCCTCGTTCGGTGACATTTCCCGGGTGCTGGAGAAATTGTCCGGCTACGTGCCGCAGGTGTCGATCATTCTCGGCAAATGCGCCGCAGGTTCGGTGTACGGGCCGATCAACACCGATGTGCTCATCGGTACCAAGGACTCCTACATGTTCGTCACCGGGCCGGAGGTGATCAAGGCCGTCAACGGCGAGGATGTGACCGCCGAGGAGCTCGGCGGCGCCAAGGTACAGGCCGAACGCGGGACGTTGCATCATGTGGCCGATACCGAGGAGGAGGCCTACGCCTGGGCCCGCGATTACCTGAGCTACATGCCGACCAGCTGCCTCGAGCAGCCGCCGATCGTGAATCCCGGCCTGGAACCGGAGATCACGGCGTCCGACCGGGAGCTCGACAGGATCATCCCGGATTCCGATCGCGCCGGTTACGACATGCACGAGATCCTGCTGCGGATCTTCGACGACGGCGGATTTCACGAGATCCGGGCCGCGTTCGCGCCGAATCTGATCACCGGATTCGCCAGGGTCGACGGATATCCGGTCGGTGTCATCGCGAACCAGCCGCTGGTGCTCGGCGGTTCCATCGACGCCGCCTGCTCGGACAAGTCGACCTATTTCATCCGGCTGTGCGACGCGTTCAACATCCCGCTGGTGTTCGTCGCCGACACCCCGGGCGTGCTGCCCGGCCTCGCGGAGGAGGCCAGCGGTGTGATCATCCGCGGCGGCCGTGTCCCGCGCGCGATCATCGAGGCGACGGTGCCGATTATCAACCTGGTGGTGCGCAAGTCCTACGGCGGCGCGTACGGCATGATGGCCGCCCGGCAGGTCGGCGCGGATATCAGTTTCGCGTGGCCCACCGCCCGGATCGCGGTGATCGGCGCGGAAAGCGCGGTCGATCTACTCGGTAAACGCCAGTTGGCGGCGATGCCGGCGGAACAACGCAGCGCGGCACGCGAGTTCATGATCAACCATTACAACGAGACGATCGCCACCCCGTGGGTCGCCGCCGAACGCGGCTACATCGACGCTGTCATCGAACCGTCGCGAACCCGCCTGGAAATACGCCACGCCCTACGCCTGTTGCGCGACAAGCCGACGGCCAAACCGGAATTCAACCCGCGCAAGCATCCGGTGTACCCGATGTGA
- a CDS encoding serine hydrolase, whose amino-acid sequence MTDPKVSDAAVQLKWLAEAATRTPVSEKEIREHLAQPLLTAVGGFETINAVLAQYGQLDVGRIRAARPGRVQASVRGNGTEYFVRVCVDAAGLIDDIQMTPVDSVTSWAEIDPLLAELGTRVSFAAAEIGANGQCDIVHDVDASTLRPVGSTFKLYVLAALGQAVADKRADWHEQLEIREDWKSLPSGTLQDRPAGSKLSLAEFADHMTAISDNTATDHLIHRVGRDAVHQQLALLGHHRPEVNIPLLTTRAFFQLKGTPGASRAEQYLTVPTQARAAAIAELERLPLPELGADTWTRPSHIDEIEYFASPTDVCRAFAGLQRLAQPEIDHALSLNDDGLNLDSSQFPTVWYKPGDEPGVVTQHYLARDTGDRTFVVSLMVSDPTTAPDKWMTLAKGQKIIRAAFHLLARH is encoded by the coding sequence GTGACCGATCCCAAGGTCTCGGATGCGGCTGTTCAGTTGAAGTGGCTGGCCGAAGCGGCGACACGAACCCCGGTGTCGGAAAAGGAAATTCGGGAGCATCTGGCGCAGCCATTGCTGACAGCGGTGGGCGGGTTCGAGACGATCAACGCGGTGCTGGCGCAGTATGGGCAACTCGATGTCGGCCGGATCCGCGCGGCACGGCCGGGTCGGGTTCAAGCGTCGGTGCGAGGCAACGGCACCGAATACTTCGTCAGAGTGTGTGTCGATGCGGCCGGATTGATCGACGACATACAGATGACCCCGGTCGATTCGGTGACATCATGGGCCGAAATCGATCCACTCTTGGCGGAATTGGGCACCCGCGTGTCTTTTGCCGCCGCAGAGATCGGCGCCAACGGGCAGTGCGACATCGTGCACGATGTCGATGCCAGCACCCTGCGTCCGGTCGGATCGACGTTCAAGCTGTATGTCCTTGCGGCCCTCGGGCAGGCCGTCGCCGACAAACGGGCCGACTGGCACGAACAGCTCGAGATCCGCGAGGACTGGAAGAGTCTGCCATCGGGTACGTTGCAGGATCGTCCGGCCGGCTCGAAGTTGAGCCTGGCGGAATTTGCCGACCATATGACGGCGATCAGCGACAACACCGCGACGGACCACCTGATTCACCGAGTCGGCCGTGACGCGGTACACCAGCAACTGGCCTTGCTCGGGCATCACCGGCCCGAAGTGAATATCCCGCTGCTCACTACTCGAGCGTTCTTCCAGCTCAAAGGCACGCCGGGCGCGTCCCGGGCGGAACAGTACCTCACTGTGCCTACGCAGGCGCGAGCCGCCGCGATCGCCGAGCTGGAACGGCTCCCGCTACCCGAACTGGGCGCCGACACCTGGACTCGACCATCCCATATCGATGAGATCGAGTATTTCGCCTCTCCGACCGACGTCTGCCGCGCCTTCGCGGGCCTGCAGCGGCTCGCGCAGCCCGAAATCGACCATGCCCTCTCGCTCAACGATGACGGGCTGAACCTGGACAGCTCCCAGTTCCCGACGGTGTGGTACAAGCCCGGCGACGAACCAGGCGTGGTAACCCAGCACTACCTGGCCCGCGACACCGGTGACCGAACCTTTGTCGTCAGTCTCATGGTGTCGGACCCCACCACCGCACCCGACAAATGGATGACTCTGGCCAAGGGACAGAAGATAATCCGCGCAGCGTTCCATCTACTCGCCAGACACTGA
- a CDS encoding cutinase family protein, producing MVSLAVMGAGTARADSEGPSAIPDQGCPPLYVLGVQGTGQSAPDADLTSDSGLLATILGPLTGMGHALVARAYVPYAAGFGGAVPGGPLPYSASISGGLDKLREMAADVVRQCPATELGMVGYSQGAHIVSMFAQEVGQGAGVVPADRVAAVALLADPTRGPAAPLFPGSPDSSGPDPAPGTTGANVSGLSVAAQETASGGGIGPERDIATDFGALTGRVASFCIPGDLSCDAPTGMPLLRMLVNIAGQSELDPADPLAALASIAEVARETAAKTATAVVNQDVLGYSLGTLALAPGLPLSRRLAEASDPRETPDARQALSKIAASAFNSVTLALTGTALPMGDLAEVMTIGATDPLAGLACLAQKILAAAHNPLPRPATHRLLTEIFDAVGQVIAEGGQLLDPEIWSKYLDTVRRHGAYAVAAFTTGGDPAVRFVTDWFTAVARDLAGHRIPRAAPTPVGPAPAAPTPPTPDPITTPEQPAPVQVSNMAERPAAPDTHSRQSGDPHPLGYGHRPDPYLTWLLILLSISAVLWGLGRLVARYLTRNL from the coding sequence GTGGTTTCGCTTGCCGTGATGGGCGCGGGCACTGCGCGAGCGGATTCGGAGGGCCCGTCCGCGATACCCGACCAAGGTTGTCCGCCGCTGTACGTGCTCGGGGTGCAGGGCACCGGCCAGTCCGCCCCGGATGCCGATCTCACGAGCGATTCAGGGCTGCTGGCAACGATTTTGGGACCGTTGACCGGAATGGGGCACGCGTTGGTCGCCCGCGCCTACGTGCCCTATGCGGCGGGATTCGGGGGCGCGGTACCGGGTGGGCCGTTGCCGTATTCGGCATCAATATCCGGCGGGCTGGACAAGTTGCGGGAGATGGCCGCCGACGTGGTACGGCAGTGTCCGGCGACCGAACTCGGCATGGTGGGTTATTCCCAAGGGGCGCATATCGTTTCGATGTTCGCCCAAGAGGTGGGCCAGGGCGCCGGTGTGGTGCCAGCGGATCGGGTGGCCGCAGTGGCGTTGTTGGCCGATCCGACACGGGGGCCCGCCGCGCCGCTGTTCCCCGGCTCGCCAGACAGTTCCGGCCCGGATCCGGCGCCGGGAACCACCGGGGCGAATGTGTCCGGGTTGTCGGTGGCGGCACAGGAGACCGCGTCGGGTGGCGGTATCGGACCCGAGCGCGATATCGCCACTGATTTCGGCGCGCTCACCGGCCGAGTGGCGTCGTTCTGCATCCCCGGCGATCTGTCCTGCGACGCGCCGACCGGAATGCCGCTGTTGCGGATGCTGGTCAATATCGCCGGGCAGTCCGAGCTGGATCCGGCCGATCCGCTCGCGGCGCTGGCCTCGATCGCCGAGGTCGCACGGGAAACCGCGGCCAAAACCGCGACCGCCGTGGTGAATCAGGACGTCCTCGGCTATTCCCTCGGCACCCTCGCACTGGCTCCCGGCCTGCCGTTGAGCAGGCGGCTGGCCGAGGCCTCCGACCCCAGGGAAACCCCGGACGCCCGACAGGCGTTGTCGAAAATCGCTGCGAGCGCGTTCAATTCGGTCACCCTCGCCCTTACCGGCACCGCATTGCCGATGGGCGATCTCGCCGAGGTCATGACCATCGGCGCGACCGACCCGCTGGCGGGCCTGGCTTGCCTGGCCCAGAAAATCCTTGCGGCAGCGCATAATCCGTTGCCACGCCCGGCTACCCATCGGTTGCTCACCGAAATCTTCGACGCGGTGGGTCAGGTGATCGCCGAGGGCGGCCAACTGCTCGATCCGGAGATCTGGTCGAAATACCTCGACACCGTCCGCAGGCACGGCGCCTACGCGGTCGCGGCCTTCACCACCGGTGGCGATCCCGCCGTCCGGTTCGTCACCGACTGGTTCACCGCGGTGGCCCGCGACCTGGCCGGGCACAGGATTCCCCGCGCCGCACCCACACCGGTCGGCCCCGCGCCCGCCGCGCCGACCCCGCCCACTCCCGACCCCATCACCACTCCGGAACAGCCTGCGCCGGTACAGGTTTCGAACATGGCCGAGCGACCGGCGGCACCGGATACCCACAGTCGGCAGTCCGGAGATCCGCATCCGCTCGGCTACGGTCATCGCCCGGATCCATACCTCACCTGGCTGCTGATCCTGCTGAGCATCAGTGCTGTCCTGTGGGGGCTCGGACGACTGGTCGCCCGCTATCTGACGCGAAACCTCTGA
- a CDS encoding site-specific integrase: MPRPRRKVGKWGHINRKQVETNYWYAECYIRDHDGERRRARKYSPEGVRDKYGAAAEQELLDHLENRVRSVGAELSLDSTVRKLWEKYLKKLEKDGKAPDTISRYTDVSKFILDGLGGLTLNEANSTPRLETFLDTVQTKHGIANAITTRTVLSGMFGLACRFVDGFGKVNPVRETSPIAGAKKEKPRQFEADEVTQLLIDVCESDLPCPELDKGGVPKVSRYKAPTVAEYCQSADLADPITMFAATGLRESELLGIKDTGIDLDRKVVLIDGKVTRIPGKGLVRVSYENDPKNRNRELALPGYAIPMLRERLARNKKNPNKHGVTFPSATGTLRDPDNLNRQVRRVRAALGLEWVTTTAFRRWVFTELDNAGLTPRKVADQGGHLKPSMSQDKYMKRFKAHPENASALDRAVRQSHQSRDRKADQSGE, from the coding sequence ATGCCGAGACCGCGCAGAAAAGTCGGCAAATGGGGACATATCAACCGCAAACAGGTCGAAACCAATTACTGGTACGCAGAATGCTACATCCGCGATCACGACGGGGAGCGTAGACGGGCTCGAAAGTATTCACCTGAAGGAGTTCGCGACAAATACGGCGCAGCTGCCGAGCAGGAACTCCTGGATCACCTAGAGAACCGCGTCCGAAGCGTTGGTGCGGAACTCAGTTTGGACTCGACCGTACGAAAACTGTGGGAGAAGTACCTCAAGAAACTCGAGAAGGATGGTAAGGCGCCAGACACGATCTCGCGCTATACGGACGTGTCCAAGTTTATCTTGGACGGGCTCGGCGGCCTCACGCTGAACGAAGCCAATAGCACGCCTCGCCTCGAGACGTTCCTGGACACAGTCCAGACGAAACACGGTATTGCCAACGCGATCACAACCCGAACCGTGCTCAGCGGCATGTTCGGGCTGGCCTGCCGATTCGTCGACGGTTTCGGAAAGGTCAACCCCGTACGCGAGACCAGCCCAATCGCCGGGGCGAAGAAGGAGAAGCCACGGCAGTTCGAGGCAGATGAGGTAACTCAATTACTCATAGATGTCTGTGAATCTGACCTTCCATGCCCGGAGCTCGATAAAGGCGGAGTACCGAAGGTGTCGAGATACAAGGCCCCCACCGTCGCCGAGTACTGTCAGTCCGCTGATCTTGCCGACCCCATCACCATGTTCGCGGCAACCGGCTTACGCGAGTCGGAACTTCTCGGCATTAAGGACACCGGAATAGACCTCGACAGAAAAGTCGTACTCATCGACGGTAAGGTCACGCGGATTCCGGGCAAGGGGCTCGTCCGTGTGAGCTACGAGAACGATCCGAAGAACCGCAATCGCGAACTGGCCTTGCCAGGCTACGCCATTCCTATGCTTCGTGAACGCCTCGCCCGCAACAAAAAGAATCCCAACAAGCACGGCGTGACCTTTCCGTCTGCTACAGGCACCCTGCGCGATCCGGACAACCTCAACAGGCAGGTGCGACGGGTTCGAGCCGCGCTCGGCCTGGAGTGGGTCACCACGACCGCCTTCCGCCGATGGGTGTTCACCGAGCTGGACAACGCTGGGCTTACACCTCGAAAGGTCGCCGACCAGGGCGGCCACCTCAAGCCTTCGATGAGCCAGGACAAGTACATGAAGCGGTTCAAAGCTCACCCCGAGAACGCCTCAGCGCTCGACCGAGCAGTTCGGCAAAGCCATCAATCACGGGACCGAAAGGCAGATCAAAGTGGAGAGTAA
- a CDS encoding TetR/AcrR family transcriptional regulator, with amino-acid sequence MSARRAYGGVSADQRREQRRAALLDAAREIIGTQGFSAMTVIGLCKAAGLNDRYFAENFDSREALFSALIDQIMTEMAEVITTATIHTGTADIPTLTRAAIAAMIEYLTDDPRRARIALLEAPANPVVAQRRREVMDFFLGLANQNLVDLFGPGRTLAAAGRLRFAGVSLFGAMMETITTWLAGGLPMTRDELIDHTADLTVLLINHVYPTP; translated from the coding sequence ATGTCAGCTCGGCGAGCCTACGGCGGCGTCTCCGCGGACCAGCGCCGCGAACAACGCCGGGCCGCGCTGCTCGACGCCGCCCGCGAGATCATCGGTACCCAGGGCTTCTCGGCCATGACCGTCATCGGATTGTGCAAAGCCGCCGGACTCAACGACCGCTACTTCGCCGAGAATTTCGACAGCCGCGAAGCCCTGTTCTCCGCACTCATCGACCAAATCATGACCGAGATGGCCGAGGTGATCACCACCGCGACGATCCACACAGGCACCGCCGACATCCCCACCCTGACCCGGGCGGCCATCGCAGCCATGATCGAATATCTGACCGACGACCCGCGGCGAGCCCGCATCGCCCTCCTCGAGGCCCCCGCCAATCCCGTTGTCGCCCAACGCCGCCGGGAAGTCATGGACTTCTTCCTCGGTCTGGCGAATCAGAATTTGGTCGACCTGTTCGGCCCCGGACGCACCCTCGCGGCCGCTGGCCGCCTGCGCTTCGCCGGCGTCAGCCTCTTCGGCGCGATGATGGAGACCATCACCACCTGGCTCGCCGGCGGACTACCCATGACCCGCGACGAACTCATCGACCACACCGCCGACCTCACCGTCTTGCTGATCAACCACGTCTACCCAACGCCGTAA
- a CDS encoding RICIN domain-containing protein, producing MFDYRAGGGKPGRVTGFGENRRSTDRGQPDDRGDQIGRSEFVEYRDHAGLGVGHTPLGLGPVLEQQVHTFERAAPVREYPDRIIKCSKQIPDNPQRRFLPACSHDLPANDLFEPGQAEAAGARQVPGVAVADYPQRRHPGLGLERLAGGLQRGRPHTFQQHPLPSTTYQILDANSATVNATDQSSQQVTVAPPGPFADERLWRLSSSRRGYTISTFSNSGTYAGALTTKEGSVVSLDDQPFEWLIEQAGQGVFKISVPDRDLAWTEAAIWGQKVVTLSPYKSGSPTQLWRIERFPGE from the coding sequence GTGTTCGACTACCGCGCGGGCGGTGGAAAACCGGGCCGGGTCACCGGTTTCGGCGAGAATCGCCGCAGCACCGACCGCGGACAACCCGACGATCGAGGTGACCAGATCGGTCGATCGGAGTTCGTCGAGTACCGCGATCATGCGGGTCTCGGTGTCGGCCACACGCCGCTGGGTCTCGGACCAGTCCTCGAGCAGCAGGTGCACACGTTCGAGCGCGCCGCGCCGGTGCGCGAGTACCCCGACCGAATCATCAAGTGCAGCAAACAGATTCCGGACAATCCGCAGCGCCGGTTTCTGCCCGCCTGCTCGCACGACCTCCCGGCGAACGATCTGTTCGAGCCGGGTCAGGCCGAGGCGGCGGGTGCGCGCCAGGTCCCCGGTGTCGCGGTCGCAGATTATCCGCAGCGCCGCCACCCAGGTCTGGGACTTGAACGGTTGGCGGGCGGCCTCCAGCGCGGCCGGCCACACACATTCCAGCAACACCCCCTGCCGTCGACGACCTACCAGATCCTGGACGCGAACTCGGCCACGGTGAACGCTACTGACCAATCGAGCCAGCAGGTCACGGTCGCGCCACCAGGTCCCTTCGCCGATGAACGGTTATGGCGACTCTCCTCCAGTAGGCGTGGCTACACCATCTCAACCTTCTCGAACTCGGGCACGTACGCAGGTGCGCTAACCACCAAGGAGGGTTCGGTAGTCAGCCTCGATGACCAGCCGTTCGAGTGGCTCATAGAACAGGCAGGACAGGGCGTCTTCAAAATCAGCGTTCCCGACCGGGACCTGGCCTGGACTGAGGCAGCCATCTGGGGACAGAAGGTCGTAACACTGTCGCCCTACAAATCCGGCTCACCCACTCAACTGTGGAGAATAGAGCGCTTCCCTGGAGAATAA